One Ostrea edulis chromosome 6, xbOstEdul1.1, whole genome shotgun sequence genomic window, GATTTCCTTGGGAAAATATGCACGTCTACACAgtatgtccttattaactacaaagtttcacgaaattctgttgagcggtcttagaggagttgcgctgacaagaacaggacagacggggtCGAAATTCTAAGTTTAAAAGGGGCATTTGTTCAAATGCTGTTTAACGTGTattatatcaattgttagactgttctatacacactgatttcgacAGTGGATTAATCCGTTTTCtcgatcaagatatatggcttattgcggttgacaggggatgcttacatgTACTCTTCCTAGACTACTGGcgccatctctggtatatccagagttcgtgtttgctctactcttaattttttattcttaataggagctatgagattgataattgttcgttaccttcaccttttcacGAAGAATTATGCTCTTTTGAAAAGGAGTCTGTACAAATATACTATTCACGACAAACAGATTCAGAAAAGCTATATTTACTCGTAATATAGTATAAAGTGAAGCTTGTTGAACCTATGATACCCAGCATGGACCGTAATAATTGTATAGATGTTTTACATTCAAAGGTTAGGGTACAATGGTAAGTTTTGATCCCCGAGGCCACGGAAGgggttaaaagtttcatttaTATGGACAAATATTCTAAATCGTCTTATCGTGAACCACAGAATGTGTCAGATTAAATTGAAAACATCCTTGTTGAGTACATTCGGGTGTGTTCACATGACATCTCTTAAGCTCCATTAGGcgttttaaagttttacaaatgCAGAGGACAATTCTTCTAAAAACGGGCACTTTATTCAAACTTCCCTCtgtaatgtagattcaagtttgttcaaatcaagtcTCGCAGCATCTCAAATCAAGTCTCGCAGCCTCTCAACAGAGCCACATTAGGAATTTGCTGTATTGAATGATAACGTTAGGAATGAATAACATCCTCCCCAAAGATCTAGTTAATTTAATGAATGTGGAAGTACTGcatgaaataaatattacgTAGGTTCAATTTTCATCATTCCCTAACCCTGGAACTAGAGCGAATCTACAATAAGGCTTTAAGGATTTATACTTTTATAGTTCCCGTCCTTTTTCTTTATGCAGACAATCCATGTATCAGCGATGGGATTCAGGTGGGTGTAGTGGAAGCGGGCATCTTATTTGAATTAAACTCATGGGACAGTGACTGTCTTGTTTTTTGTAAATGCAGACATGAGATCTGGGATAGAATAGTAAAATGGTGACTTAATAAACATTACCAGTGAAATCTGGAATACAATAAGCAGAAATGACGAGAGCTAATAAGCATGGCAACCGCAGGGTTCCCATGGCAAGGAAACTGCTGGTAACTAGACATTAgataatttcaaaaaaataattttcctggTCTAGATTAATACATCAGGATCATTTCGAGACTTCCGTCTGCTCCACAGCTGCAACGGACGTATCAGGTTCTTGGTACAACAGCCAACCCTGTACAGGTCCCTACAATGCATGGAAGCATCGTGAATCGATTTGATAAATCAAAACAGAATGATATCATGTTTAACTAAAATGCAGAAAAGGCATTCATGGATTATTAGAATAATCCTTGTTCCATTGTTTAATTTCCATCGTAAGTAGAGACCTTTTCAAGTGCCTTGGCTGAAAATGTTTAGaaaacatacattttgtattttaacCACAGGCAGTGGAACATGCAGCCCCTTTTTAAAATTCTCCCACAAAATTAATGTTAGATATCATGAACTTTAAATATGTGACTTTTCGATATTTCATATTCACGTCAATGGTCAATCAAATCGTCATGTTGGAGATAGAATCATTCTAAGATAACCGTAATCAATCTGAATTACATGTCACAAATAAAGCCGACACGTCATTTAATTCGGTCAATTCTCTAAATAAATATACTTCCGTTTCTCTAAATAGATATACTATGCCATTTTATAGACAAGTTCCAATATTGATGTTTATGTGAATGGACTCCTAATATAATGGAAAAGATGGAGAGAGCAAACTATATTTCAAATGGAGATCTGCCGACCCTGGAACCGTGTCTAACGTAAGATGCTGTTCCTTCGCCCAGTGTCCTGCTATTCACGGATCTTTTGGAAATGACTTAGGAGGTTCCGTGTCTCGGTACGACCACAGGCGCCATGTATagatcaaaatttgtggcacttcacttaAAGCTGGTAACATTTCTACGTGAGTGAAACAGAAATAAtggtgaaatatttttgttttggttgttGTTATGGCCCCTGTACATGTTGGTCTGGTGACAAATGTGTCACTGAAATGCCTGCAGCTCCTTAATAGCATCAGTATGTTATCTAATGGTAAAAAAAGGATTTTCAACTTCATGTTCCAAGGTTTTGTATTTAGAACTTATAACTTTGCAATGGACATGGGAGTGTAGGACATTTTTCATCAATACATGAATATATCAATCTTAAATGCCGTGAAGTTACGATGAAATGAAACCATTGATTGGATTTTAATTTCCCCGAGATACTGGTTGTAAAATGGCAAATTTGTCATATTGTACTTAAAAGCCGTATACATGACGAATTCAGTCGATAAAAATGTCACTAAGCGGGTGATATAAAGGCTATTCTTGTACTCTGCACAATGGATTCGAAACCTTTTTCTCACCCTTCATATATATGCAATATACTATTTTAACATTTCATCACATGCTCTTAAACGAGTGTCGATATTCGGATGAGGataaaatttctgaaatttattCTATCGTGACGACCATCACACACCTCAGGGTATTATTTTCTCATCACTCTTACTAGGGACTGTAGTTTTGtaatacaatttcaaaatagaaGAAGCCTAAATTCTCTTAAAAGATTCATTTTGCATGAAATTCAGTttaaacagataaatatgaTGCAATCTAGTGATATCATACAGAAAAGTGCATGTTTTCACGAATATTTTGCAAgaacgtgttttttttttttttattaattcacTTTTTATTTGAGTCATTTTACAAGTTTTTGGTCAATCATTGTTTTAATTACATGGTTGTAAAATGGTATCAGATATTCAGGGACACCCTGGACATGTTGAACTTGTTACAGTAAACTGACGCGATATTTCGAtacaaatatcataaaatgactGACATTTTTAAGTCAATATAATGTCATAGCTATCGGAGAAGTACAATATTGTACTTCGTGGGTAGCTAAAACATCGAAACTGGCTACAAGAGCTTTCAAAACGATAATTAATGATTGGCGATCTTAAGATCGGGTTCGATGTTAATAAAGTTCTACGACTAACTCCACTTCGTGATCGAAGACACGTTTCTTTACAGGTAAGAATCCAAGATCAAGTCAAAAATGAGTAGAGACGCGAGTTTTCATTGAACAACCACAAAATAATTATTAAGCATATCCATTTGGAAATttccaactacatgtattaggaaaaatcaaatgttatattcacctcaCAGGCCCTTGTAGGTGAGTATATAAAAAGTTATACTGTTCTAGTATGTTGGATCTCGGCCGATCAGAAAGCTCAGAGACCTTTTTATTAATTCTTGGTTTAAACTGCATTGGAGGTACATTAAATATTGTGTGACgtccctcgagaatttttcactcgtatggagacgtcacctttgccggtgaagggctgcaaaatttaggcctatacttggcgcttatggcctttgagcagggagggatctttgtcgtgcctcggtttttgcggtctcatccgaaagactgCATCAGACAGGGTGCATTGAAGGTACaagattgaaaataaattgtgtTGTTAGACACATATCTGAGATTGATATTAAAGGACACTTGCTGCAAAACAGAATTTTGATGTATTGATAAGATTATCTGTCTTTACTTTCGTTACAAACATAAAATTGCATATGTTAAgactttgaaatgaaaacattgacCATTTGAAAAAGGGTAAAGATTATCATCAAAGTTTTGTGACATGCTTATCTATCACCCCTGTTATAGTAGTCGCAATTCATTATTTATAGATTTTTGAAGAGATGTTATgattattcatttgatacaaaCATGCATTGGTATGTCGTTaataatatacacatgtatatcagaAAAAGGTATGTTTGTGACATGTATAATCCTTATACCGAACTAAAACACTTGTCATTCTGTCTGTTGAGGCGCTGATTTTCCAAGAAGTCGGTGCCGAAAGATTACTTCGGTTGATCAATGCACTTCTAGTTTGATTGCTTCGTAGTAAAATTGTACTTTCCAAGGAAAGAAATATACGTTATGTTAGCAATCTTCCCGCTATTAAATGATGTAGGCGCGATGATAACATTTCTTTACAGCCACGGTCGATGTTTCCGTGTCCACCGAGGAATAaaaatgcaatgaaaatgctacaTTTTCTAGTCTTATAGCACTCAAAAcacaattcaaatacatgtttATCTATCAAGAAAAAACAAGCATCATGACTGACAGAATTGTTCACATTGTTTTGATATATCTTCACAAATAATTGTTGAAAgtttatctctctctcaaaaaaAAGCAATAATGAAAACACCATAACACTAAGATCAGCAACTTTTGCATTGACCTGTTTTTGAGAAACAAACATTTGTACTTTAGCATGCTATGCATTCATGGCCTGTCACAGTCCTCCTCAACAATGCAGCGATAGAATTCAAGGAATTGGACGCAAACAACTTATTATTTACATATCGATCCCGAACTTGCCAAGATCAAAGCGCGCGCTCGACAAGGGTACGTGTTCTTTATATTGGATTACGGGAACGGGCATAAACCGAATTTCTTCTGGGATGAGAAAACTGGAAAAGGGAATCAAAAGAGTCCTCGCGACCTTACTAACAAATACAAGTATCCAAAGTGCAGGGGGGATCTAAAAGTACATCATTTGTGAACTGTACTTTTACTGCGCAATGTTTGTTTATATAAGAATGTGCATTTAGTAATAATTACAAAGAGTTACCGGTAATGGGATATTTTTGTGCACGTTGTGCCATATACAcgtattacaaaataattcatgGTTAGATAAGCAGTTTTTGTATAACAAGATGTGccaattttttctagatttctgCTGTAGCCATGAAGCGACAGAATGTGAGAACGCTGTCCCTGATCGTCTGTACCTTTACATATTTACTTATTGGAGCAGCTGTTTTTGACGCTTTGGAGTCAGAAAACGAAATCAACCTGAAGAACCAGCTACTAAAAGATGAACagaaaatgatagaaaaattCAATATCAGCGCCAAAGTCTTCGAGGAAATTCGAATTAATGTTTTACACTCCAAGCCTTACAAAGCTGGTGTACAATGGAAATTTTCTGGGGCGTTGTACTTTTCACTTCTGGTTGTATCCCTCATAGgtaacaaaacataaaatgttTGTTCGTTTATACATTGAATGACTATTTTTTGACATCTATAATTGCGCTAAAAACACGCAAGTGTGTACATACCAATGCTCACTATGATTTTATTTGTCTGAACAACGTTTCGTCTTATTTGTACAGTAGCTGTCAAAAGGTAACCATATTTAATGCACGTGTttatatttctttaatattcTTGAAATACTGCTTACTCCGTACACGGAAGTGAAACAGTAACAGCGATGCCGATGATAAAACCCACAGAAGTTTACAACATACTCTAtactaaactttaataaaatgcAGAATAACATACTAGGTTAAATGTAGAGTTTTCCAGATCTTGTATAATTTTATGTTAGATTAGTTTCGAATATGGCTTGTATTGATGAAACTATTTTATTTGTTACCGGTATATGATATTTAAAGTAACTCGCTTATCTACAGAATTAAATAATTTAGTTGTCTATCAATTATATTCCGTACGAGATGTAGAAAAAGTACTTGCAATACTATCAGTAATGTCAGAGTTTGGCACTATTACCCTCAGTATATTGTCAGCCGTGCCCATCGGATGAACCTCTCCAGGACACCCTAACAGCAAGCTAATGAGCAATAATGGCTTAATATCTTAATTAATATCACGATTTGACGTCAGCTGTTAAACGTAAATAGACCGTTCGTGAAAATCATCCACATTACTCAGTAATTGTTCGGACATGCTTTATGTCTTGATCTGATGAAACCAAGATAAATGGTTGGATCATTGTATATATTGACTTTATGTGTAGAATTCCTTTGTTAGACATTAACAAGTAGTCAAATTGACTTATTAAGCTGAATCAATTTTCTCAGTATAGTATCGGTATTCCTCGTATACAACTTTAACTAACAATAATTCTGAACATATGGTTACATAATAAAGAGTCTAGGATAGATGGTATAGATATTGAATCATATATAGTTCAAAATcttttatatattcaaatattttgatttcaagATTTATTGCAATTCTGTATATTAGATTCTTAAATTATTGTATATCGGAAACGTCAATGTGTGCAACAttatcttacatgtacattcagaTGTTTTGCTAAAACATGTTcagtaaaattttgtttatctgTTTTAGGTTATGGACACAGTACTCCTAAGACCGtgtttgggaaaatattttgcatGCTCTACGCACTGGCCGGGATTCCTCTTTGTATGATCATGTTTCAAAGCGTTGGCGAAAGACTCAACACGTTTGTGACATACTTGctgaaaaacataaaaaaatgtttcagaTTCAAGAAGACCGAAATTTCTCAAACAGACGTTTTGTTTATTACCTTAAGTCTTTCTTCGCTGATCTTGACCACAGGAACTCTATTGTTCTCAGAACTCGAGAACTGGTCAATCATAAATTCCGTCTACTACTGCTTCATTACCCTCACCACCATTGGGTTTGGTGATTTCGTAGCTTTGCAGAAAGAAAACATTCTTCAGACACGGCCAGGTTATGTATTATTCGTCCTTCTTTTCATTCTTATAGGCTTGACTGTCATTTCTGCTGCCATGAATCTCTTAGTGCTTCGTTGTTTGACCCTAAACAGTGAGGATGAAAAACGAGACGAGATGAAGGCTGCCGAGGCCGCACGAAATGCTGTGCGTTTAAATGGTGACGTCATCACCGGAAATGGTGGGGTAGTTTCAAATGCAAACGAAACTCCTGAATACCAAGACACTATGTCAGTATGCTCTTGTTCGTGTTATAAATGGCGGTCCCCAAACAATGGGAAAATATATAGTTCCAATCCAACAATTAATCACGTGACGTCATTTAGTGTTGCTAAAGATGACGAAATGTCTGAAGAAACAGATTCATTTCTTCAGTGGCAGAGAACAAAGCGAGCTTCGTTCTGATCATTCGTACTTGTATAGAAATGAAATACTTGTAAAACACCATTTTGTGCCATAAGATAACtttgaaaaaaagaataaaattatctttgaaaattttgaagcCTTATTACGTGTATACACGTCTACATTGTAATAAGCAATCGTTACGTATAGATGTTGAGGAAAGACCGCTTGTTTTTACTCCTtcgttggttggttgtatattgtttaacgtccttcttaatttttttcactCCTTCGTGAatcattcatatacatgtacatgtagatttatgaAAAAAAGTTATTTCAGTCAACGTATAACATTGAAATGGCCATCAAAGAGAAAAATATCATcaataagcaataaaaaaaacctttcaaACAAAAGTAGTAAATTTGCCCCTCTTTAGTTGACTTAATCTTTACAtgatttgttttatcattttctatCTATTAGGCCTTTGCGGATATTCCAGTTGGGAAAAAATCGTTAGATATTTACATCACGTCATGATTCTGCGGGACACATCTGCTTctattaatgataaatttatgaacatGCATCCTTCTTCTGTCTTCCAACAAAGGAAAGGTCCTAGAAATTCAGTAAACGatttaatgaaacaaaattCTTGATCAAACGAGAGGTCTTTCCCGACTCGAATGCGGAG contains:
- the LOC125683194 gene encoding two pore potassium channel protein sup-9-like, with translation MHSWPVTVLLNNAAIEFKELDANNLLFTYRSRTCQDQSARSTRISAVAMKRQNVRTLSLIVCTFTYLLIGAAVFDALESENEINLKNQLLKDEQKMIEKFNISAKVFEEIRINVLHSKPYKAGVQWKFSGALYFSLLVVSLIGYGHSTPKTVFGKIFCMLYALAGIPLCMIMFQSVGERLNTFVTYLLKNIKKCFRFKKTEISQTDVLFITLSLSSLILTTGTLLFSELENWSIINSVYYCFITLTTIGFGDFVALQKENILQTRPGYVLFVLLFILIGLTVISAAMNLLVLRCLTLNSEDEKRDEMKAAEAARNAVRLNGDVITGNGGVVSNANETPEYQDTMSVCSCSCYKWRSPNNGKIYSSNPTINHVTSFSVAKDDEMSEETDSFLQWQRTKRASF